One window from the genome of Nicotiana tomentosiformis chromosome 5, ASM39032v3, whole genome shotgun sequence encodes:
- the LOC104115424 gene encoding prefoldin subunit 3-like, with product MAEAITERRGIPAASFVQDVQSYLTQSGLDVNSALAFLQERLQQYRVVEMKLLAQQRDLQAKIPDIEKCLDIVATLQAKKDSSEALITDFEVAEGIYSRAKIEDAESVCLWLGANVMLQYSCEEATALLQTNLENAKVSLEVLVADLQFLRDQVTITQVTTARVYNWDVHQRRLRQATTPKES from the exons ATGGCGGAAGCGATAACGGAGAGAAGGGGAATACCGGCGGCGTCATTTGTACAAGATGTTCAGTCCTATCTTACTCAATCTGGTCTTGATGTTAACTCTGCTCTTGCTTTTCTCCAAGAAAG ACTTCagcagtaccgagtggttgaaaTGAAACTTCTGGCACAGCAGAGGGATCTTCAG GCAAAGATTCCTGACATAGAGAAATGCTTGGATATAGTTGCTACTTTGCAAGCTAAGAAGGACAGCAGTGAG GCGCTAATCACTGATTTTGAAGTGGCAGAAGGTATTTATTCCCGGGCTAAGATTGAAGATGCTGAATCTGTGTGCTTATGGCTAGGGGCAAATGTTATGCTGCAGTATTCATGTGAAGAG GCTACTGCCCTTCTTCAAACGAACTTGGAAAATGCAAAAGTTAGTTTAGAAGTTCTTGTGGCTGATCTACAATTTCTGAGGGATCAAGTGACAATAACTCAG GTCACAACTGCTCGTGTATACAACTGGGATGTACATCAACGTCGACTTCGACAAGCTACTACTCCCAAAGAATCATGA